The Flavobacterium commune genome contains a region encoding:
- a CDS encoding DUF4175 family protein, whose amino-acid sequence MNSSNFIFQKLEAFIRKYYLNELIRGVVFFIGLGLLYFLFTLFIEYFLWLKPTGRAILFWTFVGVEIFLLFRYIVFPIFKLFKFQKGIDYNDASAIIGNHFSDVKDKLLNFIQLSNPENNTAKSELLLASIEQKANALQPIPFSNAINFNSNKKYLPLAFIPFLMFAAFYISGNKSILTQSLNRVVHFNASFLPPAPFEFVLLNSSLQTEQNKDFIVKVKTVGKVIPENAMIFINDESYFMENTKPGEFEFKIEKPTQNVSFYIKGNSVSSDDYELKVVAVPSILNFEMQLNFPSHLNRKAEIIKGTGNAIIPEGTLVTWRMSTQATQKVLFSNANTVYPFAKSENNFVLSKKVLENTDYQIITSNNMVSNFEKLNYQLTVIKDQYPTITVNQAPDSLKLATNYLLGKIGDDNGLSKLQVVYYESNKPATAKRGTIAIKYGVFDQFVFSFPANLPVIEGVTYDYYFEVFDNDVLHHFKSSKSAVFSNRIVTAQEKQYLILQQQNDNIQGLQKSLKSQDKQFSQLDKIQKSGKEKENFEFNDQQKVNDFIQQQKKQDDMMRNFMDKMKNNLDESKSKPEDNFKKELEKRLDNNKEELEKNKKLLDELKALNDKMKNEDLLEKLDQFKQKSKNQVKNLQQLVELTKKYYVQKKAEQIADKLEKLSDKQDKLSEHEKENTNAKQQEINKDFDKIQEDLNDLEKDNKELKSPLDIPKDDKTEKSIEEDLKKASEELQKNNTSKAKPNQKSASKKMKSMAMKMDQGMDGAEMEELEEDVKMLRQILDNLLAFSLSQESIMLNFKSLNSASPAFNKNIKLQQDLRIQFKHVDDSLFAMSLRNPKFTEDITKEVGNVQYNIDKAIDKLSDSEIPKGVSHQQYVIASANKLGDFLSEMLNNMQMSLSSMGQGKPKPGQGEGMQLPDIISKQQGLGDKIKKGIKPGEGKEGKPNSGKGDEDGEGGEGDAKSIMEIYKEQKELREALDGELKRQGLGSKGQNALEQMKQIEKQLLNKGFKNETLQQVLNLKQELLKLNNAVQQQGEENKRQSQTNDKEFLNHSRVLPNSLLEYMNSIEILNRQSLPLRSNFNRKVQEYFKTK is encoded by the coding sequence TTGAATAGTTCCAATTTTATATTTCAAAAATTAGAAGCTTTTATTAGAAAGTATTATTTAAACGAGTTGATAAGAGGAGTGGTTTTCTTTATCGGGCTTGGTTTGTTGTATTTTCTTTTTACGCTTTTTATTGAATATTTCCTTTGGTTAAAGCCTACAGGAAGAGCCATTTTGTTTTGGACTTTTGTCGGGGTAGAAATTTTTTTACTATTCCGTTATATTGTATTTCCAATTTTTAAACTCTTTAAATTTCAAAAAGGAATTGATTATAATGATGCTTCGGCTATAATTGGAAATCATTTTTCGGATGTAAAAGATAAGCTGCTTAATTTTATTCAGCTTTCAAATCCTGAAAATAACACAGCAAAATCCGAATTGCTTTTGGCTTCGATTGAGCAAAAAGCCAATGCTTTGCAACCCATTCCTTTTTCTAATGCGATTAATTTTAATTCGAATAAAAAATATTTACCGCTTGCTTTTATTCCTTTTTTGATGTTTGCTGCTTTTTATATTTCTGGAAATAAATCGATACTGACTCAAAGTTTGAATAGGGTAGTGCATTTTAATGCTTCTTTTTTACCTCCGGCTCCTTTTGAATTTGTGCTTTTGAATTCTAGTTTACAAACGGAGCAAAACAAAGATTTTATTGTTAAAGTAAAAACGGTGGGTAAAGTAATTCCTGAAAATGCAATGATTTTCATTAATGATGAAAGTTATTTTATGGAGAACACCAAGCCAGGTGAATTTGAATTTAAGATTGAAAAACCCACTCAAAATGTTTCTTTTTATATTAAAGGAAATTCAGTTTCATCCGATGATTATGAACTAAAAGTTGTGGCTGTTCCTTCTATTTTAAATTTCGAAATGCAATTGAATTTCCCTTCGCATCTCAATAGAAAAGCTGAAATTATCAAAGGTACAGGAAATGCCATTATTCCCGAAGGAACATTGGTAACCTGGAGAATGAGTACACAAGCAACCCAAAAAGTGTTATTTTCTAATGCAAACACGGTTTATCCGTTTGCTAAATCAGAAAACAACTTTGTTTTATCAAAAAAAGTTTTAGAAAATACAGATTATCAGATTATTACTTCAAATAATATGGTTTCTAACTTCGAAAAACTGAATTATCAGCTTACAGTTATCAAGGATCAATATCCAACGATTACAGTTAACCAGGCTCCAGACAGTTTGAAGTTGGCTACCAATTATCTTTTAGGGAAAATAGGGGATGATAATGGTTTGTCAAAATTACAAGTTGTCTATTATGAATCTAATAAACCGGCTACTGCCAAACGTGGAACAATTGCTATCAAGTATGGAGTTTTTGATCAATTTGTTTTTTCATTTCCAGCTAATCTTCCGGTTATCGAAGGAGTAACTTATGATTATTATTTCGAAGTTTTTGATAATGATGTTTTACATCATTTTAAAAGTTCTAAATCGGCAGTTTTTTCTAATAGAATTGTTACTGCTCAGGAAAAGCAGTATTTAATTTTGCAACAACAAAATGATAACATTCAAGGTTTACAGAAATCATTAAAGAGTCAAGACAAGCAATTTTCACAATTGGATAAGATTCAAAAATCAGGAAAAGAAAAAGAAAATTTTGAATTCAATGACCAACAAAAAGTAAACGATTTTATTCAACAGCAAAAGAAGCAGGATGATATGATGCGGAATTTTATGGATAAAATGAAAAATAATTTAGATGAATCTAAATCAAAACCTGAGGATAATTTCAAAAAAGAACTGGAAAAACGTCTTGATAATAACAAAGAGGAATTAGAAAAAAACAAAAAACTTTTAGACGAGTTAAAGGCGCTAAATGATAAAATGAAGAATGAAGATTTACTTGAAAAGTTAGATCAGTTTAAACAGAAGAGTAAAAATCAGGTTAAGAATTTACAACAATTAGTCGAATTGACTAAGAAGTATTACGTTCAAAAAAAGGCAGAACAAATTGCTGATAAATTAGAAAAATTATCAGACAAGCAAGATAAACTTTCAGAGCATGAAAAGGAAAATACTAATGCTAAACAACAAGAAATAAATAAGGATTTTGATAAAATTCAAGAAGATTTGAATGATCTAGAAAAAGACAATAAAGAGTTAAAATCACCTTTAGACATTCCTAAAGATGATAAAACTGAAAAAAGTATTGAGGAAGATTTGAAGAAAGCTTCAGAAGAATTGCAAAAAAATAATACTTCAAAAGCAAAGCCAAATCAGAAAAGTGCTTCTAAGAAAATGAAATCAATGGCTATGAAAATGGATCAGGGTATGGACGGAGCCGAGATGGAAGAGCTGGAAGAAGACGTTAAAATGCTGCGCCAAATCTTAGATAATTTATTGGCTTTTTCTCTTTCGCAGGAATCCATAATGTTGAATTTTAAATCTCTTAATTCTGCTTCTCCAGCTTTTAATAAAAATATAAAACTGCAACAGGATTTACGAATTCAGTTCAAACATGTTGATGATAGTTTGTTTGCAATGTCTTTACGAAATCCAAAATTCACTGAAGATATTACGAAAGAAGTTGGAAATGTTCAGTACAACATTGATAAGGCTATTGATAAATTATCCGATTCTGAAATTCCTAAAGGAGTTTCTCATCAGCAATATGTGATAGCTTCTGCAAATAAACTAGGAGATTTTCTAAGTGAAATGCTGAATAATATGCAAATGTCTTTGTCTTCTATGGGACAGGGAAAACCTAAACCGGGTCAAGGAGAAGGTATGCAGTTGCCTGATATTATTTCGAAGCAACAAGGCTTAGGAGATAAAATTAAAAAAGGAATTAAACCCGGAGAAGGAAAAGAAGGGAAACCTAATTCGGGTAAAGGCGATGAAGATGGTGAAGGCGGAGAAGGTGATGCCAAATCTATAATGGAAATTTACAAAGAGCAGAAAGAACTGCGTGAAGCTTTAGATGGTGAATTAAAAAGGCAAGGTTTAGGAAGTAAAGGTCAGAATGCTTTAGAGCAAATGAAACAGATTGAAAAGCAATTATTGAATAAAGGTTTTAAAAACGAAACGCTTCAACAAGTTTTGAATTTAAAGCAGGAGCTCTTAAAATTAAATAATGCGGTTCAGCAACAAGGAGAAGAAAATAAAAGACAATCGCAAACCAATGATAAAGAATTTCTTAATCATTCAAGAGTTTTACCTAATTCTTTGTTAGAATATATGAATAGCATAGAGATATTAAACAGACAATCATTACCTTTGCGCTCCAATTTTAACCGCAAGGTTCAAGAATATTTTAAAACAAAATGA
- the ybeY gene encoding rRNA maturation RNase YbeY, with product MINFNYENDFNLDNEEAISTWLSAVIASEKKKEGEINYIFCDDDYLHKINLEYLNHDTLTDIISFDYTVGNELNGDIFVSVERVQDNANDFNVSFEEELKRVLVHGVLHYCGYKDKGEEDERLMRSKEDEKIAMFHVEQ from the coding sequence ATGATAAATTTTAATTACGAAAACGACTTTAATTTAGATAACGAAGAAGCTATTTCTACTTGGTTGTCGGCTGTAATTGCATCGGAGAAAAAGAAGGAAGGAGAGATTAATTACATCTTTTGCGATGATGATTATCTTCATAAAATCAATCTAGAATATTTAAATCACGATACACTTACTGATATTATTAGTTTTGATTACACGGTAGGAAATGAGTTAAATGGAGATATTTTTGTTTCTGTTGAACGTGTTCAGGACAATGCTAATGATTTTAATGTTTCTTTTGAAGAAGAATTGAAGCGTGTTTTGGTTCATGGAGTTTTACATTATTGCGGTTATAAAGATAAGGGAGAAGAGGATGAACGATTGATGCGTTCTAAGGAAGATGAAAAAATAGCAATGTTCCACGTGGAACAGTAA
- the gltX gene encoding glutamate--tRNA ligase gives MSNPIRVRFAPSPTGPLHIGGVRTALFNYLFAKKNGGTFFLRIEDTDQNRFVPGAEQYIMEALEWLGISPDETIGKNEKFGPYRQSERKELYKQYADQLINSGWAYYAFDTPESLDAYRKAEEEQGKTFIYNHTNREKLDTSLVISAEETAQRIDNGEHYVIRFKTPVDEILHLKDIIRGHVKFETNLLDDKVLFKSDGMPTYHLANIVDDHLMQTTHVIRGEEWLPSMPLHVLLYHAFGWAAPEFAHLPLILKPVGNGKLSKRDGDKLGFPVFPLEWKTEEGISSGYRENGFFPEAVVNFLALLGWNDGTEQELFSLEELVEKFDLNRVHKAGAKFDPEKNKWFNHQYLIKQKNEDLAKAFAPILKEKGVSTTLEVITKIVSLIKERANFVSEFWDLSNFFFVAPTAYDEKSKKNWKEETPALMQELISVLEEITDFTSVNIETIVKDWLTKNEIGMGKVMQPFRLSLVGALKGPHLFDIVEIIGKDETISRIQKAIETI, from the coding sequence ATGTCAAACCCAATTCGTGTGCGTTTTGCACCAAGTCCAACGGGACCTTTACATATTGGCGGAGTTCGTACTGCCTTATTTAATTATTTGTTTGCCAAAAAAAACGGTGGAACTTTCTTTTTAAGAATTGAAGATACCGACCAAAACCGATTTGTTCCCGGTGCCGAACAATACATCATGGAAGCCTTGGAATGGTTAGGAATTTCTCCTGATGAAACTATTGGAAAAAATGAAAAATTTGGTCCTTACCGTCAAAGCGAAAGAAAAGAATTATACAAACAATATGCTGACCAACTAATTAATTCAGGTTGGGCATACTATGCATTTGATACTCCAGAATCTTTAGATGCATACAGAAAAGCGGAAGAAGAACAAGGAAAAACATTTATCTACAATCATACTAACAGAGAAAAACTGGATACTTCATTAGTTATTTCTGCTGAAGAAACAGCGCAAAGAATTGATAATGGAGAACATTATGTCATTCGATTTAAAACTCCTGTTGACGAAATTTTACATTTAAAAGATATCATTCGTGGTCATGTAAAATTTGAAACTAATCTTTTAGATGACAAAGTTTTGTTTAAAAGTGACGGAATGCCAACCTATCATTTAGCCAATATTGTTGATGATCATTTAATGCAAACTACGCATGTAATTCGTGGTGAAGAATGGTTACCATCCATGCCTTTACATGTTTTATTATATCATGCATTTGGCTGGGCTGCTCCTGAATTTGCTCATTTACCTTTGATTTTAAAACCTGTTGGAAACGGAAAATTATCAAAACGTGATGGTGATAAATTAGGCTTTCCGGTATTTCCTTTAGAATGGAAAACCGAAGAAGGAATTTCATCAGGATATAGAGAAAACGGATTTTTCCCGGAAGCCGTGGTTAACTTCTTAGCTTTATTAGGCTGGAATGATGGCACAGAACAAGAGTTGTTTTCGTTGGAAGAATTAGTTGAAAAATTTGATTTGAACCGAGTTCATAAGGCTGGTGCCAAATTTGATCCGGAAAAGAATAAATGGTTCAATCACCAATATTTAATTAAGCAAAAAAATGAAGATTTGGCGAAAGCCTTCGCTCCTATTCTTAAAGAAAAAGGGGTCTCAACTACGCTAGAAGTTATAACGAAAATTGTATCGTTGATAAAAGAACGAGCTAATTTTGTTTCTGAATTTTGGGATTTAAGCAATTTCTTTTTTGTTGCTCCAACTGCTTATGACGAAAAATCAAAGAAAAACTGGAAAGAGGAAACACCTGCTTTAATGCAAGAATTAATTTCAGTACTGGAAGAAATCACCGATTTTACTTCAGTAAATATTGAAACTATTGTCAAAGATTGGTTAACTAAAAACGAAATTGGAATGGGGAAAGTAATGCAACCTTTCCGATTGAGTTTAGTTGGAGCTTTAAAAGGTCCTCACCTATTTGATATTGTGGAAATCATTGGAAAAGATGAAACAATTTCAAGAATTCAAAAAGCTATTGAAACTATATAA